From the genome of Winogradskyella forsetii, one region includes:
- a CDS encoding sugar transferase, translated as MELYLSIKRFFDFLAALVGLIIVSPLLLTLIIVLAISNNGKPFFYQTRTGINGRLFTIIKLKTMNDKTDKDGNLLPVIYRITKMGNFCRKYSLDEIPQLINILKGDMSLVGPRPLLPKYLPLYNKRQNRRHEVIPGITGWAQVNGRNAISWEEKFEFDVYYVDNQSFLLDLKIIFKTIDKVISRKDVNNSDNDDMPIFTGTKERNI; from the coding sequence GCTTTGGTAGGACTCATAATTGTTTCTCCACTATTGCTGACATTAATTATTGTATTGGCGATTTCCAATAATGGAAAACCCTTTTTCTATCAAACGCGAACTGGTATAAACGGGAGGCTCTTTACCATTATTAAGTTAAAAACCATGAACGATAAAACGGATAAAGACGGTAATCTATTGCCTGTAATTTATCGCATTACTAAGATGGGTAACTTTTGTAGAAAATACTCTTTGGATGAAATTCCTCAGTTGATTAATATTTTAAAAGGCGATATGAGCCTAGTGGGTCCGCGCCCGCTTTTGCCTAAGTATTTGCCACTTTATAACAAACGACAAAATAGAAGACACGAAGTTATACCTGGTATTACAGGTTGGGCACAAGTTAACGGTAGAAATGCGATTAGCTGGGAAGAAAAGTTTGAGTTTGATGTATACTATGTAGATAACCAATCTTTCTTATTGGATTTGAAAATAATTTTTAAAACCATAGACAAGGTTATCAGTAGAAAAGATGTCAATAATTCTGATAATGACGACATGCCTATATTCACAGGCACAAAGGAGCGTAATATCTAA